GGCATCAATATCATCGCGCGTCATGAGTTCCTTGCTGTCCAAGGTCGTTTCCAGATGCGGATATTGACTCTTTAATGATGCCAGGCGGCCTGCATCCTGATCGCAGATCGCAATGAGATTGGATTGCGGCTGTGAAACGAAATTCCTGATTAAGTTTGGCCCCCAATAGCCACAGCCTATCAGGGCTACATTGACAGAGTTTGGTTGCATTTTTTACGACTCTTTTAAGGTTGTTATTTGATTTGGGCAGGAACTCCGACGACCAGTTTTTCCGCAGGGACGTCTTTTGTGACGACAGCTCCTGCTCCTACCTGCGCATTTTCTCCAATTCGGACGCCACATAGGATGGTTGCTCCACTTCCAATCGATGCGCCACGCCCCACATGCGTGGGAATGATGCTCCAGTCGGCTTCTGTCTGAAGTTCCCCTGTGTTTGTCGTTGCCTGAGGATATTTGTCATTGGTGAAGGTCACTCCATGACCAATAAAGACTTCATCCTCTATCGTAACTCCTTCACAGACAAAGGTATGTGATGAAATTTTGCATCTGTTTCCCACCGAGGCATTCTTCTGGATCTCAACAAAGGTGCCGATTTTACTTTCGTTACCAATTGTGCATCCATACAGGTTCACTAAGTCAGGATGATGAATGACGACTCCCTGGCCGAGCTTTACGTCGTTACTGATTGGCATAGAGTATTTCTAAACAGAAAGTGAGGTTTGTCTTAGCTCCTGAAACGGCAGAATTAACTCCTGAGTCAAAGGGCGGAGCAAGACCAAAATACCGTTGCGATGTTTTGAATTGTCGCGATTGTGCCTTTCTCTAGACTGTAATTTGCTAGGCAAAATAGCCTAAACTCTAATGAGATGTTAAAAGCGGCACCAACTAAGTCACAGATAATTGTACTGATTTGCCTTCTGGGAGTCATTTCCGTGGTGGGCTTATATGTCTTTTATTCCTATGTGGATATGGCTCAGGTTGATGAAGTACTGGGTCAGGCCATGGAGGTGCTTGCTGAATTACACCCAGTGGTGTTTTTCCTTATCATTGCCCTGTTGCCTCTTTTCGGCTGTCCATTGAGTCCACTTTTGATTGCCGCAGGAGTGATCTATGGCCCTTACATGGGCTTACTTATTGGAATTGTTGGCCTGGCCTTCAATGATGCTATTGGCTATTGGCTGGCTTCCAGTGTTTTTCGTCGGTGGATTGAAGCGTTTATTGAGAAGCGTGGTTGGCGTATTCCAATGATCCCGGATGCGGAAGCTGCAAAAGTTGTTGCGATCTTTCGTCTGACGCCTGGATTCCCCTTGCCAGCCCAGAGCTATTTGCTCGGTTTGGCCAGAGTGCCGTTTTTTACCTATATGTGGGTCTCATTGCTTGCTCAGCTCATCCCGGCTTCAGGTTTTGTCATTACAGGTGGATCCATATTTGAAGGCAGCTGGGGCCTTATTTTCATTGGAGTCTCATTGATTGTCGTGATGGCTTTGGCGGCAAAAGTGGCCTTGAAGTATTATGGGAAACAACAGTTCCTGCAGCCTGAAGCAGCAAATCCCGATGCCATCAATGCCGACTAACCGTTACTCTCTTTAGCAGGCTTTTGTTGGAGTTAATTTAAAGCTCTTCGTCGATTTTAGTTACTTCAGTTTTCTGTAAATGTAGGTTTCGATCGGCATAAAATACTTCCTCAAAGGCCGTAAGGGAGAGTATATCCATCTGAGGCGGATCAGAGAAAGCCCCATGGAGAGACTGGTTCGGGTAAGCCTGACAGAAGAACCTGCTTTGTCTTCCCAGGTAGTTGGGATTTCTATTATCTTTCCGCCTTTTTTATGTATGATGAAGAGCAGATTGACGTCGAAAGCCATGTCGGCGATGACCAGGTCTTCAAGGTTGTGTTTTATTACCTCTGAACGAAAAACCTTCGCTCCGCATTGTGTATCTTTCATGCCGAGCTGAAAGAAGATGTTCACCAGCACATTAAAAATTCGGGAAAAAATACGCCTTTTACGACTTTGAGCCTTCAGTATCCTCGACTCTGGAAGCCAGCGTGAAGCAACAGCGATATCGTAGTGCTCTGTAGCTTCCACCAGTTCGTAAAATGAGTTTGGCGGGGTTGCTCCATCTGCGTCCGTAAAACCAATCAGCTTTGCGTTTTTTGCGCTATGAAGGCCTTCTATGATTGCGCCTCCTTTACCGATAGGATTTTCAAACTCCAGGAACCTGACCCGCGGTTCCTTTTTTGCAACAAGATCGACTTCATCACGTGTGTTGTCACTGCAGTTATTCAAGACAACTAAAATGCTCCAGGCATAACGACTCTGTTTGGCGAAGAATCCAGCGTAACTTTCGAGCGTTGCACGAATTCGCTCCTGCTCATTATAGGCAGGTATGATGATAATGAGATCATTCATTGATCCGATTGTGCACTGTCAGTAGCAATCATTTGATTTCGACATGAGCTAATTTGAAAACACAGCCTAATCTGCGAACATGCGATTGGCTTTGCAAGCTGATGTTTGGCCCATCATTGGATGGCTTAATTTGTCGTTCTGTTGGGAGCTTGTTCTTCGTTAGTGTTTCTTTGATTGTAGTTACGCAAATCGCTGTAATGATGGTTCTGGAATATTTATGGGAAACAGTTTACTCGACCCGGTACCGCCGAATCCTGAGCATGTCCTTGCGGTTGGTGATTTCACTCGGCGCATTAAGGACTTGCTTGAAGGCGGGCTCCCGGCTTGCTGGGTGAGGGGTGAGGTCAGCAACTTACGCAAGCAGCAAAGCGGGCATATATATTTCACGCTGAAGGATCGTGAGAGCCAATTACCCTGCGTTATGTTTCGTGGTGATGCGATGCGGCAGAGCGTGGACATGGCAGATGGGCAGCAGCTCATCGTCCATGGTGCGATTAGCGTTTATGAGCCACATGGACGCTACCAGTTGATTTGCCGGGAGTTGGTTGAAGACGGAGCCGGGCGGCTTCAACAGGAGTTTGAGCGACTGAAAAAGAAACTTGCTGACGAA
The Rubellicoccus peritrichatus DNA segment above includes these coding regions:
- a CDS encoding acyltransferase, producing the protein MPISNDVKLGQGVVIHHPDLVNLYGCTIGNESKIGTFVEIQKNASVGNRCKISSHTFVCEGVTIEDEVFIGHGVTFTNDKYPQATTNTGELQTEADWSIIPTHVGRGASIGSGATILCGVRIGENAQVGAGAVVTKDVPAEKLVVGVPAQIK
- a CDS encoding TVP38/TMEM64 family protein, which gives rise to MLKAAPTKSQIIVLICLLGVISVVGLYVFYSYVDMAQVDEVLGQAMEVLAELHPVVFFLIIALLPLFGCPLSPLLIAAGVIYGPYMGLLIGIVGLAFNDAIGYWLASSVFRRWIEAFIEKRGWRIPMIPDAEAAKVVAIFRLTPGFPLPAQSYLLGLARVPFFTYMWVSLLAQLIPASGFVITGGSIFEGSWGLIFIGVSLIVVMALAAKVALKYYGKQQFLQPEAANPDAINAD
- a CDS encoding glycosyltransferase translates to MNDLIIIIPAYNEQERIRATLESYAGFFAKQSRYAWSILVVLNNCSDNTRDEVDLVAKKEPRVRFLEFENPIGKGGAIIEGLHSAKNAKLIGFTDADGATPPNSFYELVEATEHYDIAVASRWLPESRILKAQSRKRRIFSRIFNVLVNIFFQLGMKDTQCGAKVFRSEVIKHNLEDLVIADMAFDVNLLFIIHKKGGKIIEIPTTWEDKAGSSVRLTRTSLSMGLSLIRLRWIYSPLRPLRKYFMPIETYIYRKLK